A section of the Candidatus Binatia bacterium genome encodes:
- a CDS encoding ribosomal RNA small subunit methyltransferase B yields MSAPRTPPPPDPRGIAWQVLRRVEAGAYSDVVLGQTLARVALLPKDRALTVRLVYGTLAWQLYLDHLLAGFTHRPLADLDSAIRILLRLAMFQICFLDKVPTFAAVDTAVRLAKGYRHGAATSFVNAVLRRAAEGWKSVPLPARDRDPIGYLSVRYSHPRWIVETWMQEYGAEATEALLRANNEPAPTVLRANRLRTTRDALITMFRERSLDACPGQYAPESIVVSGFDPLNDPLYRQGLYSLQGEAAQLVGYLLNPQPGESVLDLCAAPGGKTTHLAELMHGRGRIVAVDTQRKGLDQLRRECNRLGIDCVAPYVADARTWQPKDLPAFDRVLVDAPCSGLGTLRQHPEIRWRRTPASVRELSRLQRDLLAQAAKWVRPGGVLLYVTCTMLRAENEEVVTDFLGRERTFTLERPDPSLPPSAYALIDSHGFFRTAPHLHGLDGFFAARLRRSDGQGNVPA; encoded by the coding sequence ATGAGTGCTCCGCGCACGCCTCCTCCGCCCGACCCCCGGGGTATCGCCTGGCAGGTTCTCCGGCGGGTCGAAGCGGGCGCGTACTCGGATGTCGTCCTCGGACAAACGTTGGCCCGAGTTGCGTTGCTCCCGAAGGATCGGGCTTTGACTGTACGCCTGGTGTACGGAACCCTCGCTTGGCAACTTTATCTCGATCACCTGCTCGCGGGGTTTACCCACCGGCCCTTGGCGGACCTCGATAGCGCAATCCGCATCTTACTGCGGCTTGCCATGTTTCAAATTTGTTTTCTGGATAAGGTCCCTACGTTTGCGGCGGTCGACACGGCGGTACGCCTAGCCAAGGGCTACCGGCACGGAGCGGCTACCAGCTTCGTAAACGCCGTGCTGCGCCGCGCCGCCGAGGGCTGGAAGAGTGTTCCTTTGCCCGCCCGCGACCGAGACCCGATCGGCTATTTGAGCGTCCGTTACTCCCATCCCCGCTGGATCGTAGAGACATGGATGCAGGAGTACGGCGCCGAGGCCACCGAGGCACTTTTACGAGCGAACAACGAACCCGCACCGACGGTGTTGCGGGCAAATCGGCTGCGCACGACGCGAGACGCCTTGATCACCATGTTCCGTGAACGCTCTCTGGACGCTTGCCCGGGGCAATACGCCCCAGAGTCTATCGTGGTCAGCGGTTTCGATCCTTTGAATGATCCCTTGTACAGGCAGGGTTTGTACTCTTTGCAGGGGGAAGCGGCACAACTGGTCGGCTACCTTTTGAATCCGCAACCCGGCGAATCCGTTCTCGACCTGTGCGCGGCGCCAGGCGGGAAAACAACGCACTTGGCGGAACTCATGCACGGTCGTGGCCGGATCGTGGCGGTGGATACGCAGCGCAAGGGTTTGGACCAACTGCGACGGGAGTGCAACCGACTCGGCATCGATTGCGTTGCCCCGTACGTCGCCGACGCGCGCACCTGGCAACCAAAAGATTTGCCGGCCTTTGATCGGGTGCTGGTGGACGCACCCTGCAGCGGGCTCGGCACGCTCCGCCAACACCCCGAGATTCGCTGGCGGCGAACACCCGCATCCGTGCGCGAACTCTCCCGACTGCAAAGGGACTTACTAGCCCAAGCGGCAAAATGGGTGCGGCCCGGGGGAGTGCTGTTGTACGTGACCTGCACAATGCTGCGAGCCGAAAACGAGGAAGTCGTCACTGACTTTCTCGGCCGCGAGCGCACATTCACACTGGAACGGCCCGACCCATCTCTGCCCCCGAGCGCGTACGCGTTGATCGATAGTCACGGGTTTTTTCGCACGGCCCCGCATCTCCACGGACTCGACGGCTTTTTTGCGGCGCGGTTGCGGCGCTCCGATGGTCAAGGTAACGTGCCGGCGTGA
- the fmt gene encoding methionyl-tRNA formyltransferase, translating into MRSPAETRRPQEIPTGWRIVFFGTPEFAVASLRALVEAGENVVGVVTQPDKPAGRGRRTTAPPVKQYSLQLGLPVIQPQKIRNNPEFVALLRRWAPDVIVVVAYGKILPPDILALPPHGCINVHASLLPRYRGAAPIQWALIRGETRTGISVMLMTEEMDAGPVLLQCPLTIEPEETYGELEKRLAELGATCLLRALRGWRAATIQAQPQDTTQVTFAPPITKDMGQIDWSRPAEEVARWIRGLSPNPGAYFTWEGKRVKVYRARAHEKTASPSLGPAGTVVSVEPTLMVACGRGVLELVEVQLEGRRRASGSEVARGLRWRPGQELAETST; encoded by the coding sequence GTGCGCTCCCCCGCTGAGACCCGCCGGCCGCAAGAAATTCCCACCGGCTGGCGCATTGTCTTTTTCGGTACGCCAGAGTTCGCGGTCGCCTCGCTCCGAGCTTTGGTGGAGGCTGGCGAGAACGTGGTGGGCGTGGTCACCCAGCCCGACAAGCCCGCGGGGCGAGGCCGGCGCACTACGGCGCCACCTGTCAAACAGTATTCCCTCCAACTCGGCTTGCCGGTGATCCAGCCCCAGAAGATCCGCAACAACCCGGAATTCGTCGCGCTACTCCGTCGCTGGGCGCCGGATGTGATCGTGGTCGTCGCCTACGGAAAAATTTTGCCTCCCGACATCTTGGCACTCCCGCCTCACGGCTGCATCAATGTGCACGCGTCGCTGCTACCCCGTTACCGCGGCGCGGCTCCCATCCAATGGGCACTCATCCGCGGCGAAACCCGAACTGGAATCAGTGTTATGCTCATGACGGAAGAGATGGACGCGGGCCCCGTTTTGCTCCAGTGTCCGCTCACTATCGAACCGGAGGAAACCTATGGCGAACTCGAAAAGCGCTTAGCGGAGCTCGGAGCTACTTGCCTCTTGCGCGCCTTGCGTGGCTGGCGCGCGGCCACAATCCAAGCACAGCCGCAGGATACCACCCAAGTTACCTTCGCGCCTCCGATTACCAAGGACATGGGACAAATTGACTGGAGTCGCCCGGCTGAGGAAGTTGCACGGTGGATCCGCGGGCTGAGTCCCAATCCCGGCGCGTACTTCACCTGGGAGGGGAAACGAGTCAAAGTCTACCGTGCTCGCGCGCACGAAAAGACCGCATCCCCCTCCTTGGGTCCCGCGGGAACGGTCGTGTCTGTGGAGCCCACGCTTATGGTGGCTTGCGGGCGTGGCGTGCTCGAACTGGTGGAAGTCCAACTGGAAGGACGCCGCCGGGCGAGCGGCAGCGAGGTTGCTCGCGGGTTACGCTGGCGCCCTGGCCAGGAGCTCGCGGAAACGTCGACATGA
- the plsY gene encoding glycerol-3-phosphate acyltransferase, with amino-acid sequence MNGSPLWFFVGFAFGSIPFGWLLGRARGVDVRHLGSGNIGATNVGRTLGWLAGLFTLVGDATKGALPAFLAQSVGPAPWAPAFAACGAVCGHVFCPFLGFRGGKGVATAAGAMLILAPKPLLVSAASFAVVTYFTGYVSAGSLTGAALLPIFCWAWSLPNPTLLSACLCSGLVWLRHRDNLYRLANGTEPKLRLRRPPT; translated from the coding sequence ATGAACGGTTCGCCTCTTTGGTTCTTTGTCGGGTTCGCGTTCGGGAGCATTCCATTTGGCTGGCTTCTGGGGCGGGCTCGGGGAGTCGACGTGCGACACCTAGGCAGCGGCAATATCGGAGCCACCAACGTGGGGCGAACGCTGGGCTGGCTTGCCGGACTGTTCACCTTGGTTGGCGATGCCACCAAAGGCGCACTACCGGCGTTTCTGGCTCAGTCCGTCGGACCAGCGCCTTGGGCGCCAGCGTTTGCGGCGTGCGGAGCCGTATGTGGCCACGTGTTTTGCCCATTTTTGGGTTTTCGTGGCGGCAAGGGTGTGGCGACAGCGGCTGGGGCTATGCTCATCCTGGCACCGAAACCGCTGCTTGTATCCGCAGCGAGCTTCGCCGTGGTTACCTACTTCACCGGTTATGTTTCCGCAGGCTCCCTCACCGGGGCAGCCTTGCTACCGATTTTCTGCTGGGCTTGGAGCCTACCGAACCCGACCTTGCTCTCGGCTTGCTTGTGCTCGGGACTTGTCTGGTTGCGACATCGCGACAATCTATACCGCCTGGCCAACGGCACCGAGCCTAAACTGAGGCTTCGTCGCCCGCCAACCTAA
- the def gene encoding peptide deformylase — MALRPILKYPDPTLKRVSTPVGNIDGRVHQLLDDMVETMYHAPGIGLAAPQVGVSERVIVVDVDKEQKGIGLVKLINPEIRAREGSIVFEEGCLSVIGYTAEVRRSAKILVHAWTPEEREIELEAEGLFAVCLQHEMDHLDGKLFLDRISSLKRDLYRRRLKKWMREGFPEEVLQASSGL, encoded by the coding sequence ATGGCTTTGCGACCCATCCTCAAGTACCCAGATCCAACGTTGAAGCGCGTTTCCACTCCGGTCGGGAACATTGACGGTCGTGTGCACCAACTCCTCGACGACATGGTGGAAACCATGTACCACGCCCCCGGTATTGGTCTCGCTGCCCCGCAAGTGGGTGTCAGTGAACGCGTGATTGTCGTGGACGTGGACAAAGAACAAAAGGGCATCGGTTTGGTGAAGCTCATAAACCCCGAAATTCGCGCGCGTGAGGGATCGATTGTTTTCGAAGAGGGCTGTTTGAGCGTCATCGGATACACGGCGGAAGTTCGTCGTTCCGCCAAAATCCTCGTTCATGCCTGGACTCCTGAGGAACGAGAAATTGAACTCGAAGCGGAAGGGTTGTTCGCGGTCTGCCTGCAGCATGAGATGGACCACCTGGACGGCAAGCTCTTTTTAGATCGGATCAGTAGTCTCAAGCGCGACCTCTACCGCCGCCGGCTCAAAAAGTGGATGCGCGAAGGGTTCCCCGAAGAGGTCCTTCAGGCTTCCAGCGGCCTATGA
- the rpe gene encoding ribulose-phosphate 3-epimerase — MIRIAASILSADFARLGEEVEAVTRAGADWIHVDVMDGHFVPNLTIGPDVVRAVRRHTPLPLDTHLMIEHPERFIDAFAAAGSDYISIHAEVTPEPRPLIERIRDLGKHPAIVVNPETPVTRVFPVLEAVDMLLIMSVHPGFAAQAFIEGTLEKIRAANEFRKRNGLAFLIEVDGGIKVHNAALVAAAGADVLVSGSGIFSTGDYAATIAEMRRQAELASRRAATT; from the coding sequence GTGATTCGAATTGCAGCTTCTATCTTGTCTGCGGATTTTGCCCGCTTAGGGGAGGAGGTCGAGGCGGTCACTCGCGCCGGCGCAGACTGGATCCATGTCGATGTGATGGATGGACATTTCGTTCCGAACTTAACGATTGGACCCGACGTCGTCCGCGCGGTGAGGCGCCATACACCGTTGCCGCTCGATACACACTTAATGATCGAACATCCGGAGCGTTTCATCGATGCGTTTGCCGCTGCTGGCAGCGACTACATCTCGATCCATGCCGAAGTGACCCCGGAACCACGGCCACTCATTGAGCGCATTCGGGACCTCGGGAAGCATCCGGCTATCGTGGTCAATCCCGAAACACCCGTGACACGCGTTTTTCCGGTGCTGGAAGCTGTGGACATGCTGCTCATCATGAGCGTCCACCCCGGCTTCGCTGCTCAGGCCTTTATCGAGGGCACGCTCGAAAAAATTCGTGCGGCCAACGAGTTCCGCAAGCGCAACGGACTGGCTTTCTTGATCGAAGTGGACGGCGGCATCAAGGTTCACAACGCCGCACTCGTCGCCGCGGCCGGAGCGGACGTCCTAGTCTCTGGCTCGGGCATTTTCTCAACCGGGGATTACGCCGCTACGATTGCGGAAATGCGACGGCAGGCAGAATTGGCGTCTCGCCGCGCAGCAACAACGTAG